The following DNA comes from Enterocloster bolteae.
AGTGATGCAGGGAAGCGTAACCATATATAATTGGAAGGAAAAACCGCCGGTCAGGAAAATTGGAAGTATTACTGCTGTGTATCAAGTCGGCAGCCGGTTTGGAAAAGGGACATATCATTTTGGATCCGGTCCCAGGGATACAGTAAGGACCGGAGACGACCTGCCCGTGGCAGCGGCCGCCGCAATGGCAGTTTTATGTATGGCGGGCTTCAGTATGTGTCTGTGTATGAAACAGAAGAGGGAATGGAGTAAGGGCAGGAAATGGGTGATATTTATTCTGGTTTTGATACCCGTAACAGTTTATCTGGCTTTTGATGTTCTGGCGGAGGAAACAGATAGTATATCTGTCTCAGGGAAAATAGTATATTCCTCCATGGAAAACATAGAACCTGTCCCGCAAACCGCCTGGGTACTGGCCAGGGACGAGATATCGGGAAAGGAGCGGAATGTCCTTCTGCCCCTTGTGAGTTATCATTTTTCTGATAAGCATTGGGAGGACGGATTTCGGCTGGATTTAAAGGTGAGGGATTATGATGCAGGTTTTTATGAAGTTGGCGGTGTGAGGATTGAAACACAGAAGGAGGAGATTAGGGAGAGCCTGATGGACTATGAGGCAGAAATTTTAGGACAGGCAGGCCTGGATTCAGAGGCGTATAGAATTGACCAATTTCAGTGGAATGGCGGGGTATATGAAAGTGATGGAGTGCTATGCCGGAATTTGACAGCAATTGGACGCAAAATGGTTGCGGACTGCACTGCGGTTTATGGAGGGGAGGTAAGCCGGAACGTATTTTTGAATGACAGCAAAGGGGATGAAGAGAGCGGTCAGATTGGAGATTCGGGGATTGATGAGAGGTATGTTATTAAAAATAATGTACAGCCATTTTTTTCCATGGGAGTAACTGTGCCTGCAGCCGGGATTTGTTTTGTGGCATTGATTGCAGCTATGGTTCTGGCTATGATAAAGAATACCAGACCTTATGGCATGGCGGCGGTTATGTTCATGTTTTTTGCGGGCGTTGTGTTCAGCATGCATTTTCTGGTGAAGATGGGAATGGATTATGCCGATGGGCGCCGAATATATGGTATGGTGCAGGACGAGGCATATGGAAGGGGGCAGAATGAGGGACAGGAAAGAGAAGCTGGTGAGGAGAGAGAGGCTGGTGAGGAGAGAGAGGCTGGTGAGGAAAGAGAAGCTGGAGAGGGGAGAGAAGCTGGTGAGGAGAGAGATGTTGATGAGGAGAGAGGTGCTGGCGGAGGGAGAGATTCTGACGCAGAGAAAAAAACGGATGAGGAAAGTCCTGATGGGAAATCTCCTTTAAATGAAGAAGCCCTTGCTTCCATCAATCCGGAATACCAGTTCTGGCTGGCTGTACCTGGAACTAACATTGATTACCCGGTGGTGAGGCATGAAGATAATGAGTATTATCTGAATCATAACTTTTATCAGGAACAGCATATAACAGGCTGTGTTTTTGCCGATTCCTCGGCTGTTCCCCTGGCTGTGGACAATACGGTGCTGTACGGACATAATATGAAGGACGGAAGCATGTTTGCAGGTTTGAAACAATATGGTGAGGAAGCTTTTTTCCGGGAAAACCCTGTTATACAGATATTTTACAGGGGAAAGTGGGTGGAATGTCCTGTCTTTTCATGTCAGATCCGCCATCAGAGCGACGCCGGAGCCTACGGCACTAACTTTATGGAAGAAGAGTGGCTGCCTTATCTTGAAAAGATGGGGGCAGCGTCCCTCTATGAAACGGGAATCATTCCGGGAGGGGATGAGAAGCTTATAACGCTTTCGACCTGCTATGGCAAAGATCAATATCTGATTGTGCAGGCGCTGCTGTATGGTATGTGACATCCGTAATAAGTATTTTTAGAGGATGTTAGCCGGTGTTTTTTCGGGTTTTATGCATGAGAGGGATCTGTTGTAACGGAATCTCTCAGTATGGCTGACTTTTCACTTACACCAAGAAGAACCAAAAAAGTCAAATACAGAAAGTTAACGCTGACCCTTGCGCCATGTATATTGCATATAAAGCAGAAAGATAGTATAGTAATAGAAGATCTATGCAAATACGATGACAATAGGTGGCATTAGTGAAAAAGAATATCGACTTACTAAATGGAAATATACTCACATCTCTGACTGAGCTGGCCCTTCCAATCATGGCCACGTCTCTGGTCCAGACTGCGTATAATCTGACGGATATGGCCTGGATTGGTATGGTGGGAAGCGATGCGGTGGCAGCGGTTGGTGCGGCAGCCATGTATACCTGGCTGTCCTCCGGCGTTGCAACCCTGGCCAGGATGGGAGGCCAGGTGAAGTCTGCCCATGCCTATGGAGAAGGAAACCGCAGGGAGGCGGTCCAGTACGGAAAGGGAGCCCTGCAATTGGCTTTGGTGCTGGCTGCTGTGTATGGAATCATAACAAATCTTTTTGCAGGGCCTCTGATAGACTTTTTCCATCTTAATTCAAACCTGGTGGTGGAAGATGCAATTGTGTATCTGAGAATCGCATGCGGCCTTATTCTCTTTGCATTTATTGGACAGACACTGACGGGTCTTTATACGGCTTCCGGCAACAGCAGAACTCCTTTTGTGGCCAACTGTATCGGCATGGGAGCCAATATTGTGTTGGACCCACTGCTTATCTTCGGCCTGGGGCCAATTCCCGGCATGGGAGTGGCCGGTGCAGCCATTGCAACGGTGACAGCCCAGTTCATCGTGGCTCTGGTCCTGGTTATTTCTATGAGAAGGGACCCTGTACTGGCATCCCAGATGCGGGTTTGGATTCCCACTCCTTTATCTAATATTAAAACCATGGTAAGGATTGGATTTCCGGCAGCAATTCAGAGTATGCTGTACTGCGGAATCTCTATGGTCCTTACCAGGTTCGTCACTGCATGGGGGGATACGGCGGTTGCAGTCCAGAGAGTAGGCGGCCAGATTGAATCCATATCCTGGATGACGGCAGATGGTTTTGGGACAGCTATCAATGCATTTGTCGGGCAGAACTATGGCGCGGGAAACCTGAAGCGGGTAAAGAAAGGTTACATGACAGCATCTGCCATCATGTTTATATGGGGCATTTTTACCACCTGCCTTCTCATATTTGGAGCGGCGCCCATATTCAGCCTGTTTATTCATGAGGCAGAGGTCATACCGGCCGGAGCTGATTATCTTCGGATTATTGGTTTTTCGGAAATGTTCATGTGCGTGGAGCTGATGACCGTAGGCGCCCTGTCCGGCATGGGAAAGACGATGGAGGCATCTGTCATAACCATTATCCTCACAGCTTCGCGCATTCCGCTTGCCGTGATTCTGGGAGGAACAGCCATGGGACTGAACGGCATTTGGTGGGCACTGACTATTTCAAGTATTGTAAAAGGAATCATTTTCTTTGTGTATTATCTTCATATCATGAAGAGGATGAAGGCATAGGCGCCGGTTGGGGTAAAGTTCAGGGCCAAAGTTTAGGGGGCAAAAATCAAAAAAATATGCTTGTAAAATGTCGGATTTTGTGAGAGAATAGAACCAAGTATGATGTGATAAATTTAACGAATGGGCACTGTACTTGATCAAATTCATTTTTGAAAGGAGTTTTAACACATGATTTATTCACATGAAGTAGAAGAGATGTGCACAGTTGCACAGGGCGTTCATCATGGCGCTGCTCCAATTCCGGAAGAAGCAAAATGGGTAAAATCAAAAGAAGTCAAAGACATTTCCGGCCTGACCCACGGCGTAGGCTGGTGTGCTCCTCAGCAGGGTGCCTGCAAGCTGACACTGAATGTAAAGGAAGGAATCATCCAGGAAGCCCTGGTTGAGACCATCGGATGTTCAGGTATGACACACTCCGCCGCTATGGCAGCAGAGATTCTGCCGGGACGTACTGTGTTAGAAGCTTTAAATACAGACTTGGTATGTGACGCTATCAATACAGCTATGAGAGAACTGTTCCTTCAGATTGTATACGGAAGAACACAGAGTGCATTCTCTGAGGATGGACTTCCTGTAGGAGCTGGTCTGGAAGATTTAGGAAAGGGCCTCCGTTCCCAGGTTGGAACCATGTACGGAACCCTGAAGAAAGGTCCCCGCTATTTGGAGATGGCTGAGGGTTATGTAACCGGTATTGCACTGGATGCAGACGATCAGATCATTGGTTATCAGTTCGTAAGCCTTGGCAAGATGACTGATTTCATCAAGAAGGGCGACGATCCTAACACAGCATGGGAGAAGGCACAGGGCCAGTACGGCCGCGTTGCTGACGCTGTTAAGATTATCGATCCACGTAAAGAATGATGAAGACCGAATAGGAGGAATAAGAAGATGGCATTATTTGAATCATATGAGAGAAGAATTGACAAAATCAATTCTGTATTAAACAGCTATGGCATTGCTTCCATTGAAGAAGCTGAGAAGATTACGAAAGATGCAGGCCTGGACGTATATGATCAGGTTAAGAAAATCCAGCCAATCTGCTTTGAGAACGCTTGCTGGGCATACATAGTAGGTGCTGCTATTGCTATTAAGAAGGACTGCAGAAGGGCTGCAGACGCGGCAGCAGCTATCGGCGAGGGCCTTCAGTCATTCTGTATTCCAGGTTCTGTTGCTGACCAGCGTAAGGTTGGTTTAGGACACGGCAACCTGGGCAAGATGCTTCTGGAAGAAGAGACCGACTGCTTCTGCTTCCTGGCAGGCCATGAGTCCTTTGCTGCTGCTGAGGGCGCTATCGGTATCGCTGAGAAGGCAAACAAGGTTCGTCAGAAACCACTGCGTGTTATCCTGAACGGTTTAGGAAAGGACGCTGCACAGATTATCTCCAGAATCAATGGATTTACCTATGTAGAGACAGAGATGGATTACTATACAGGCGAGGTTAAGGAGCTGTGGAGAAAGTCTTACTCCGAGGGACTTCGCGCAAAGGTTAACTGCTACGGCGCTAACGACGTAACAGAAGGCGTTGCTATCATGTGGAAGGAAGGCGTGGATGTTTCCATTACCGGTAACTCCACCAACCCAACCAGATTCCAGCACCCGGTTGCAGGAACCTATAAGAAGGAATGCGTAGAGAAGGGCAAAAAGTATTTCTCCGTGGCATCCGGCGGCGGTACAGGCCGTACCCTGCATCCTGACAACATGGCAGCCGGTCCTGCTTCCTACGGTATGACTGACACAATGGGACGTATGCATTCAGATGCTCAGTTCGCCGGTTCCTCTTCCGTGCCTGCACACGTAGAGATGATGGGTCTTATCGGTGCCGGCAATAACCCAATGGTTGGTATGACGGTGGCGATTGCGGTTAGCATCGAAGAAGCCTCTAAAGCTGGGAAATTCTAATATAACGCTTACGGAATAAGGCTTTTTGAAGATATAGGAAATACTTGGTGGTTGGGATAACCTAGGCTAGCTGTTGCTATTTATTCCGGTCTAGCTATTTGCAGATAAAGTGGCCAACGATACCTGCCAAGACTGAGATAAGGAAAGCTATTATGTTGTCCATGTGAGCACCTCCTTCCTGCTGGAAAGAGTCAACAGCATATTGACATTTTTAATTATATGGCGTAATATAATCACAGCAGAGAAAAGCGAATGTGTTCCAATGATGCACAGACGAACCCTCAGGGAGTTGCAGCTTCCTGGGGGTTCTGTTTTTGAAGAGGAGTAACTTAGGCTGGTTGCTGGCTATTTATCTCTGTCCAGCTGTTTGCAGATACAGCGGCTAACGATACCTGCCGTTAGAAATGAGGAAATTATGTGTGAATACGGTGAGGACCACAGAGAAATATATAAAATAGATTTTAAGGAAAAGTTGAAAGAAGAAATTATCAAGTGCCTAAAAAAAGCTGGAAATGAGTTATATTTAGTGGATAGCAGTCTGATTAGTGATAAGACATACTTAGATGTCCATGCCCATGAACGCAGTATTTGTTTTAGATTTGGTACATACTTAAATAAATATATAGAATCAAACAGCTTTCTAAAAAAATATGATTTAGATGCGGAATATAATCGGGATATTGATATGATTAAGCGGCTGCCAGGCTGGCCTAATGGCTGTTATCCGGATTTGATTTTACATAAACGGGGAAATAACGAAAATAATATTTTGATTATTGAATGTAAAGGTTGGTGGTCAAGTGAAGAGGCTATTCAGAATGATAGAGAAAAGATAATGCAATTTTTACACTCAGAAAGATATCAATATTTGTTTGGTCTCCAAATCATATTTTGCAGGGAAGGTATGGAGTTAAAATGGATTTAACAGGTTCTACGGAAAATGATTTACAAAATAGAGAACAGCAATAAAAATGAATGAGAGGGATAATCCGTCTATGAAATATTATTTAGCGCCCATGGAAGGCCTTACCGGCTATATATACCGCAATGCATACCATGCCTGCTATCATGCCATGGACAAGTACTTCACCCCATTCCTGTCTCCAAAGGCCAACAGCAAACTAAGCTTCAGGGAGTTAAACGACATCCTGCCGGAACACAACCAGGGTATGTACGTTGTCCCGCAGATACTCACAAATCAGGCAGGGGATTTTATACAGACAGCCAAGGAATTACAGGAGTACGGATATTCTGAGATAAACCTGAATCTGGGCTGTCCATCAGGCACCGTGGTATCCAAACACAAGGGGGCCGGTTTCCTGGGGCGGCCGGACAGCCTGGATCGGTTTCTGGACGAGGTGTGCGGGAAGATGGATGAGATGGGCATGGAGGTGTCTGTGAAAACCAGGCTGGGGCTGATATCGCCGGATGAATTCACGGGACTTTTAGAAATTTATAACCGGTATCCGCTGAAGGAATTAATCCTTCATCCCAGAGTCCGCACGGATTATTATAAGAATACCCCAAATATGCCGGCATTTCGCGGCGGGTTTGACGGCAGCCGGTCACCGGTGTGCTATAATGGGGATATATTTACTATATCTGACTATGAGACATTATGCGGAGATTATCCGGAATTGGATAGAGTAATGCTGGGCCGCGGGATCATATCCAATCCCGGACTGCTGGACAGGATTGCGGCAGGGAGGAATTCCGGTGGTCCGGGAACTGACAAAGAAACCTTAAAGCGATTCCACCAGATGATATACGAGGGCTACCGCCAAATCATGTCCGGAGACAGAAACGTCCTGTTTAAAATGAAGGAATTGTGGGCCTGTATGATTCAAATCTTTTCTGACAATGGAAAATATATTAAGAGAATAAAGAAATCCCAGAGACTGGAAGAGTACGAGACAGCGGCAGCTGCTGTATTCCGGGACCTGGATATCCTGGAGGGTGCCGGATTCCGCACGTATTAATGGCGGTATCCGGTACTTTCTGCTTTTAATTTGTTCTGCCGTATTTCCTGAATGTTTATCCCGGATGTTTTTGTGAAAACTGCGGGGATGATATTTTCCTGCCATTGTGCTATACTTTTAGATAATCCGCTTTTTCAATGACACCACATCCGATTTTGGTCCCGGAGTTTCCGGAGGGCTGGGATGTAAAGTCGTCGGCATGACTGTGAATGACGATGGACCTGCCGATAATGTCATCTGTGGAGAAGCGCTTGTCATAGAAGGAAAGCCAGGCATAACCTTCGTTTCCAAGAAGGGGAAGCAGGTCGCCTGCGTGGTCCGGATGAGGTTCGCCGGACGGATTGTAGTGGTCCCCTGTTTTGGTGAAGTCATCAGAGCAATCACCGTTCTGGTGGATGTGCATGGCATAAAAGTCTGTGGAGCCGGGTTCCTGTTTGTTGGGCAGATTGAAGATTTCGGCTTCCACCAGCACACCACTGTAAGGAGTCTGGTAGAATTTTACCAGGCCGCTTAAGTTAGGCGCGGCATCCCCGCCTCTGACCCAGGCAATGGCGGCAGGGGCCCGAAAGCGCAGCAAATCAGCAAAGATGTCAGCAGGAGTGACGGATTGGTTGGCCATAATGGTCTCCTGTAAAAATGATTTCTTTATAGCATATGCGCATAAAAAAATAAGTTTACCTGAATCGGTAAACTTATCTTTCATTTGGAGGGGACCGGCAGAAGGGGAGCTGCCGGTCATAGGTATGAAAAAGTGTTTTCCTGTATAGTAAAAGGTCTATCGCCTTACAAGTATTACTATACAGGGAAAATGTGGCCAAAGTTTGAGCACACGCTAAAGAATCAATAAAGAAACTAAAGGGAAAATAAATAATTTATAAAAGCAGGAGACAGATTATGGTAAGACGATTCAGCAGGAGGCAGGCAGACATGAAGGGAGCGGAGAAACCGGGTATGGAGAACCCGGGTATGGAGAAACCTGGTATGAAGAAACCCGGTATGAAGAAATCTGGTATGATGGAACCCGGTATGAAACAACCGGGCATAAAGCACTCAAATATAGGCCGGTCAATGATACGGCTGCTGGCAGCGGCATCCGCCGCAGCCTTTTTATTAACCACTCCTGTGTATGCGGGAGCCTGGTCCCAGGCGGACGGATCATGGAGATACCAGAAAGACGACGGTTCCTATGCCAGGGGATGGATGCAGAGTACAGATGGAAAATGGTATTATTTTGACGCAAACGGCAGGATGCTGACGGACACAGTCACGCCGGACGGGTACCAGGTGGGACCGGACGGAGCGTGGACAGTTGGAGGATGGGAAGCATCCTATGATGCCAATTACCCTCTGAAGGACTACCTGGACCAGGCCGGGCTTCAATATGTGGACGTTATCATGGGATGGAATGCAAAGGGTGAACCTGTGATGGAAAGGCGCCTGCGCCAGGATTATAATTATGGGCTGTACAATTATTTTGGGCTTTCCGATGATTTGTGCAAGGCATTGTACGGGGAAAGCGACCAGATAGGAACAGGGGAAATGGCTGTGGACGGCGACAGCCTTCTGGTGCTGGGCCAGGTGGCCCTGTATCAGGAAAATGTGGGAAGCGATATCTATAAACAGCGGCGCAATGCACTGGCCCTGGTGATCCGTGATTATCTGAACAGCTACCGGTGGAGAGATGTCAGTGAACTGGAACGGGCAAAGCATGCGGCTCTTTACATTGCCTCGGGCTGCACCTATGATACAGGATTGTATAACCGGTTTGTGAACGGGGAGGACACTTCCGGAGACCTGTCCTTCACAGCCTATGGCTGCCTGGTGAATCATAAGGCTGTCTGCGAAGGCATTTCCGTGGCATACCAGATGCTTGCCAGGTCCATGGGCCTTAACTGCTTCTGTGCGCCGGATGATAATGATAAGGACCACATGTTTGTTTACGTGGAAGCAGGAGGCAATTGGTATAAGGTGGACTTGTCCGTGACAGGGCTGATGCCCCAGACGATGGTGGACCGGTGTTTTAAGACCACGGCAAACCAGGATGTGGAGCGCATTTTTGCCGCTTATTATAATAAGGCCAATCCATATATTGCCCATGTGGATTATGGAAACCTGGCTCCCGGAAATGTGTATGACTTAAGCGCCGGCGGACAGCTCCGGAAATATCCGTAGTCCCCAAGGCAAGGCTTAACAGCATGGCGGAGAGAGAATTTTTAAAAATGATTCCGGCGGTACCGGAAAAGAAAGGACTTAGAACAATAGGATGTATGATAATCTGACAGCCAATGACATAAAGAAAATGCAGGAAGAAATAGAATACCGCAAATTAGTGGTACGCAGGGAAGCCCTGGAGGCAGTGAAGGAAGCCAGGGCCCATGGGGATTTAAGTGAGAATTTTGAATATAAGGCAGCCAAGCAGGATAAGAACAGGAATGAGAGCAGGATTCGCTATCTGGAGAAAATGATAAAAACCGCCAGAATTATATCCAATAATTCCAGGGAAGGCGAAGTGGGCCTGGGAGATACAGTGGAGGTCTATATTCCTGATGATGATGAGACGGAACGTTATAAACTTGTAACTACTGTCAGAGGTAATTCCCTTCAGGGATTAATCAGTATTGATTCGCCCCTGGGCAAGGCCATAAGAGGCCGCAAGATGGGGGATAAGGTTTATGTGAAGGTAGACGATCATTTTGGATATGATGTGGAGATTCGCTCCATTGATAAGACCACGGAAGATGATGAAGATAAGCTGCGCAGTTATTAACAGAATATCATTATCGCTCCATTCTTTATAGATTCAGGCCCGGCAGAAGGTTGAAAAGATTCGGAAGGTCTTGCCGGGCCTTTTGGGCGGTAAGTGTATTTACATAAAATGAGTGTCAGAAGGAGTACCATATGGCGGCAGTTAACATGACAGAAGGCAGCATTACAAAACATCTGGTGGACTATTCCATTCCCCTGATTCTGGGAAATATGTTCCAGCTCACCTACAATGCAGTGGATTCCATCATCGCCGGCAGATTCATAGGAAAGGAAGCGCTGGCAGCGGAAGGTACGGCCAGTCCGGTGATGAATATTGTCATACTCGGCATATCGGGTATCTGTATGGGTGCGTCTGTGCTGATGAGTGAGTTCTATGGAGCAGGCCAGAAAGAAAAACTGAAACGGGAAATGTCTACAACAGTCATATTCGGCTGCTATTTTTCGGTGATAATAGCCATACTTGGTGGAATTTTCTCAAAGTCTCTGCTGGGAGCACTGGGAGTGCCGGATGAGATACTGGGCAAGGCGGCTTCTTACCTGTCTGTTATTTTTCTTGGAGCGCCGTTTACTTACTTTTATAACGCGGTATCGGCTGCCCTTAAAAGTGTGGGTGATTCCAAAACACCACTTAAGTTTTTAGCTTTTTCTTCTATATTAAACGCGGTTTTGGATCTGATTTTTATTGGGGGGCTGGGATTTGGCATCGTATGCTCAGCTGTTACCACGGTAGTGGCGGAGGCGGCCTCAGCTGTTCTCTGCATAACATATGTATACAGAAAAATTCCCATGCTGCAGTTGAGACGGGGAGAGTTCACCATGGACAGGCAGCTTCTCAGGCAGACACTGCGTTACGGCAGTATTACAGCCTTGCAGCAATCCTGCCAGCCCATCGGAAAGCTGTTGATTCAGGGTGCTGTCAATCCGCTGGGCGTGGATATGATTGCGGCCTTCAACGCGGTCAATCGTATTGATGACTATGCCTTTACCCCTGAGCAGAGCATTTCACATGGAATTACCACATTTGTGGCGCAGAACAGAGGGGCGGGCAGGAAGGAACGCATCAGGAAGGGATTCAGGAGAGGCCTTATGCTGGAAGCATGTTACTGGGTGTTTATCTGCATAACCATCACATTATTCAGAAGGCCGCTTATGGGGCTGTTTGTAACGGCGGGAAATGAAGGAATTGTGGCATTGGGCAGCAGTTATCTGGGACTGATGGCGTTATTTTATGTGTTTCCAGCATTTACCAATGGGATTCAGGGATTTTTCAGGGGAATGGGAAACATGAGCGTCACACTGTTGGGAACCTTTGTCCAGACCAGCCTGCGAGTGGTATTTGTATACCTGCTGACGCCTGGAATCGGACTTTTGGGGGTTGCATATGCCTGTGCCATAGGCTGGAGTGTCATGCTTTTGGTGGAGGTTCCTTACTATTTTTGGTTTATGAAGGATAAATAATGGAAAAATAAAAGAATCTGTAGTAAAATGTGTTATATATTAAATAACGCTTTGCCACAAGGGGGATACAAATGAAGGAGGAAGGTACATATTATCCGGCCAGAGACAGGGAAGGCCTGACCGTTTTTATGATGGGAAGCATCATGCTGGAATATAACAGAAAGCCCCTGCAGATTCCCGGAGGGCCTTCGGGAAAGGTACTGCAGCTGGTTCTTATATTGCTTTATTCGGGTGAGGAGGGCGTACACAGGGAGGAGCTTCTGGATATGCTTTACGGAAATGGTGAATGCTCCAATCCTTCGGGGAGTTTACGGGCTACGGTATTCCGGCTCCGCAAACTTTTGGAGGGTAGTGAGCTGCCGCCACGGGAATATATCCGCACAGACGGAGGAATCTACAGATGGGATGGCGGGGAACTGCCGGTGTACATTGATGCCAGGGATTTTGAGAATACGGCAAAGGTGGCCCTGCGCAACCATGATGAGGCACTCTTGAAACGGGCCTGTAGTCTGTATCAGGGGGAATTTCTGGCCCAGCTTGCAGGTGAGAAATGGGTATCAGTGGTGGGAGTCCGCTATCAGGAGCTTTATTTCAGCTGTCTGCGGGTTGCCAGCAGTCTCATGAAGAAAAACCGGGAATACAACGGACTTCTGGAGATATGTAATTATGCCTGCGAGCTGTATCCATATGAGGAATGCCAGATTATGAAAATTGACTGTCTCATTGCCATGAAGCGGTTCAAGGAGGCCATGCAGGTATACGATACAGCTGTTTCACAGTATTTTGAGGAACAGGGACTGCCTCCTTCCGAGAAGATGCTGGAACGGTTCCGTATCATGAGCGGACAGATTCGTTATACATCCGATACGCTAAAGGATATAAGAGACAGTCTTCATGAGAGGGACAGGATTAACGGGCCTTATTACTGTGCGTACCCGGCCTTTATCGACTGTTACCGGCTTTTGGCCCGTATGGCGGAGCGGGTGGATTTTTCCAGTGTACTGCTGTGCTGTACTTTGCTGGATTCTAAGGGGAAGCCTCTGGATACAGGCGGAGAGCTTTTAAAAACCGCGTCAGAGAAGCTCCACGATGCCATCGGAAAGTCCCTCAGGAAAGGGGATTTATTTACCTGTTATAATCCCAGCCAATATCTGGTTATGCTAAACGGCACGTCCAATGAGTATTGCCTGCGGATTTATGAGCGGATTGACAGGAACCTGCATCTTTGGGATGGGGGCAGGAAGGTGAAGCTTAATTACCAGGTGATGCCGGAGAGCCTGATATAGAGAAATGAGGAGAAGTTTATAAGAGAAGCCTATTATAGAATGTTTGCAGAGAAAGATTACAATAGAAGAGTGAAGCTTGTATTAAATATGCCGTCGCAGAAATGAATCTGCGGCGGCTTTCTTTATGATACAGAAGGCATATGGTATCTGTATATCTGAACCATATAATCAATCCGCTAGGCATGTATATTGGGCATGGCCCCGTAACGACCTTCCAGATACTGCTTGCCGTAGGCTTCATCATTACGCGGGATGAGGCCGTTTTCTTTTTTGTAACTGGACAGAGGGTATAATTCCGTATCCTGCCCCTCCTGGCGGCAGCAAAGCCAGATTTCATCCCTGCGCATCTGTGCTGGCTGAAGAATGGCAGTATTGTGGGCGGTGAATAGCAACTGCGCATTATGAGGATTTCTCTCACGATTGGCATAGAGGGCGATCAGGTAACGGAGCGCGTGAGGATGCAGAATACAGTCCAGGTCATCTGCCATCATCAGGCTGCCGTCATCCAGGCTGGTCAGAATTGAGGGCAGCAGTGAGAGCAGTTTTTTAGTGCCCATGGATTCCTCTTCCCATGGAAGTTCATAGGTACAGCCTTCATAAGGACTGTGAACCAGGATTGCAGCAGGAGATTTGTGGTCAGAGTCTGGTATGATGCTGTAATCTGCTATATCAAGTCCCAAATCCTGCAGAATACCGCACAGCCTCCGGCGTGTATCGGCATCGGAAGGCAGTTCTCTGGGACTGCTGCCCTGTATTCTGCTGAACCAGG
Coding sequences within:
- a CDS encoding MATE family efflux transporter, with protein sequence MALVKKNIDLLNGNILTSLTELALPIMATSLVQTAYNLTDMAWIGMVGSDAVAAVGAAAMYTWLSSGVATLARMGGQVKSAHAYGEGNRREAVQYGKGALQLALVLAAVYGIITNLFAGPLIDFFHLNSNLVVEDAIVYLRIACGLILFAFIGQTLTGLYTASGNSRTPFVANCIGMGANIVLDPLLIFGLGPIPGMGVAGAAIATVTAQFIVALVLVISMRRDPVLASQMRVWIPTPLSNIKTMVRIGFPAAIQSMLYCGISMVLTRFVTAWGDTAVAVQRVGGQIESISWMTADGFGTAINAFVGQNYGAGNLKRVKKGYMTASAIMFIWGIFTTCLLIFGAAPIFSLFIHEAEVIPAGADYLRIIGFSEMFMCVELMTVGALSGMGKTMEASVITIILTASRIPLAVILGGTAMGLNGIWWALTISSIVKGIIFFVYYLHIMKRMKA
- a CDS encoding iron-sulfur cluster assembly scaffold protein, with protein sequence MIYSHEVEEMCTVAQGVHHGAAPIPEEAKWVKSKEVKDISGLTHGVGWCAPQQGACKLTLNVKEGIIQEALVETIGCSGMTHSAAMAAEILPGRTVLEALNTDLVCDAINTAMRELFLQIVYGRTQSAFSEDGLPVGAGLEDLGKGLRSQVGTMYGTLKKGPRYLEMAEGYVTGIALDADDQIIGYQFVSLGKMTDFIKKGDDPNTAWEKAQGQYGRVADAVKIIDPRKE
- a CDS encoding GGGtGRT protein, which produces MALFESYERRIDKINSVLNSYGIASIEEAEKITKDAGLDVYDQVKKIQPICFENACWAYIVGAAIAIKKDCRRAADAAAAIGEGLQSFCIPGSVADQRKVGLGHGNLGKMLLEEETDCFCFLAGHESFAAAEGAIGIAEKANKVRQKPLRVILNGLGKDAAQIISRINGFTYVETEMDYYTGEVKELWRKSYSEGLRAKVNCYGANDVTEGVAIMWKEGVDVSITGNSTNPTRFQHPVAGTYKKECVEKGKKYFSVASGGGTGRTLHPDNMAAGPASYGMTDTMGRMHSDAQFAGSSSVPAHVEMMGLIGAGNNPMVGMTVAIAVSIEEASKAGKF
- a CDS encoding tRNA dihydrouridine synthase; this encodes MKYYLAPMEGLTGYIYRNAYHACYHAMDKYFTPFLSPKANSKLSFRELNDILPEHNQGMYVVPQILTNQAGDFIQTAKELQEYGYSEINLNLGCPSGTVVSKHKGAGFLGRPDSLDRFLDEVCGKMDEMGMEVSVKTRLGLISPDEFTGLLEIYNRYPLKELILHPRVRTDYYKNTPNMPAFRGGFDGSRSPVCYNGDIFTISDYETLCGDYPELDRVMLGRGIISNPGLLDRIAAGRNSGGPGTDKETLKRFHQMIYEGYRQIMSGDRNVLFKMKELWACMIQIFSDNGKYIKRIKKSQRLEEYETAAAAVFRDLDILEGAGFRTY
- a CDS encoding superoxide dismutase family protein gives rise to the protein MANQSVTPADIFADLLRFRAPAAIAWVRGGDAAPNLSGLVKFYQTPYSGVLVEAEIFNLPNKQEPGSTDFYAMHIHQNGDCSDDFTKTGDHYNPSGEPHPDHAGDLLPLLGNEGYAWLSFYDKRFSTDDIIGRSIVIHSHADDFTSQPSGNSGTKIGCGVIEKADYLKV
- the greA gene encoding transcription elongation factor GreA, encoding MYDNLTANDIKKMQEEIEYRKLVVRREALEAVKEARAHGDLSENFEYKAAKQDKNRNESRIRYLEKMIKTARIISNNSREGEVGLGDTVEVYIPDDDETERYKLVTTVRGNSLQGLISIDSPLGKAIRGRKMGDKVYVKVDDHFGYDVEIRSIDKTTEDDEDKLRSY
- a CDS encoding MATE family efflux transporter — its product is MAAVNMTEGSITKHLVDYSIPLILGNMFQLTYNAVDSIIAGRFIGKEALAAEGTASPVMNIVILGISGICMGASVLMSEFYGAGQKEKLKREMSTTVIFGCYFSVIIAILGGIFSKSLLGALGVPDEILGKAASYLSVIFLGAPFTYFYNAVSAALKSVGDSKTPLKFLAFSSILNAVLDLIFIGGLGFGIVCSAVTTVVAEAASAVLCITYVYRKIPMLQLRRGEFTMDRQLLRQTLRYGSITALQQSCQPIGKLLIQGAVNPLGVDMIAAFNAVNRIDDYAFTPEQSISHGITTFVAQNRGAGRKERIRKGFRRGLMLEACYWVFICITITLFRRPLMGLFVTAGNEGIVALGSSYLGLMALFYVFPAFTNGIQGFFRGMGNMSVTLLGTFVQTSLRVVFVYLLTPGIGLLGVAYACAIGWSVMLLVEVPYYFWFMKDK